A single Notoacmeibacter ruber DNA region contains:
- a CDS encoding BMP family ABC transporter substrate-binding protein: MKRLGTLLAASAALILATAGGASAQMDKVKACFIYVGPVGDFGWSYQHDQGRQQLEEQLGDKVETAFLESVPEGADAERAIERFARSGCNIIFTTSFGYMDATNAVAGRFPDVKFEHATGYKREHDNVSTYNSKFYEGRYVQGVIAGQMTESNTIGYIASFPIPEVVRGINSFFLGAKSVNPDVKVNVVWANTWFDPGKEADAAKALVDQGADIITQHTDSTAPMQVASERGIKAFGQASDMINFGPETQLTAIVDDWGPYYVERVKALLEGNYEQSDTWHGFAEGNVKMAPYTNMPDDVKADAEEAEQKIAGDELEPFSGPLSKQDGSEFLAEGERADDGTLLGMNFYVEGMEGDLPQ; this comes from the coding sequence ATGAAAAGACTCGGTACTCTATTGGCTGCTTCAGCGGCTCTCATCCTCGCTACGGCAGGCGGTGCATCCGCTCAGATGGATAAGGTGAAGGCCTGCTTCATCTATGTCGGACCGGTTGGCGATTTCGGCTGGTCCTACCAGCATGACCAGGGCCGCCAGCAGCTCGAAGAGCAGCTTGGCGACAAGGTCGAGACGGCCTTTCTCGAAAGCGTGCCGGAAGGCGCCGATGCCGAGCGTGCGATCGAGCGTTTTGCGCGCTCGGGCTGCAACATCATCTTCACCACCTCCTTCGGCTATATGGATGCGACGAATGCCGTCGCCGGTCGGTTCCCGGACGTGAAGTTCGAGCACGCCACCGGCTATAAGCGCGAACACGACAACGTCTCCACCTACAACTCAAAATTTTACGAGGGACGTTACGTCCAGGGCGTCATCGCCGGCCAGATGACGGAGAGCAACACGATCGGCTATATCGCCTCGTTCCCCATCCCGGAGGTCGTTCGCGGCATCAACTCCTTCTTTCTCGGTGCCAAGAGCGTCAATCCAGACGTGAAGGTCAATGTCGTATGGGCCAACACCTGGTTCGATCCGGGCAAGGAAGCCGATGCGGCCAAGGCTCTGGTCGATCAGGGTGCGGATATCATCACCCAGCACACCGATTCCACGGCCCCGATGCAGGTGGCGTCCGAGCGTGGCATCAAGGCGTTCGGCCAAGCATCCGACATGATCAATTTCGGACCGGAAACCCAGCTCACCGCCATCGTGGATGATTGGGGCCCTTACTATGTCGAACGCGTGAAAGCGCTGCTGGAAGGCAATTACGAGCAGTCCGACACTTGGCACGGCTTTGCCGAAGGCAATGTCAAAATGGCGCCGTATACGAATATGCCCGATGACGTGAAGGCAGACGCCGAAGAAGCCGAGCAGAAGATCGCCGGCGACGAACTCGAGCCCTTCAGCGGACCACTGAGCAAGCAGGACGGTTCGGAGTTTCTTGCTGAAGGGGAGCGCGCCGATGACGGTACGCTGCTTGGCATGAACTTCTATGTCGAAGGGATGGAAGGCGATCTTCCACAATAA